A region from the Ralstonia pickettii genome encodes:
- a CDS encoding cupin domain-containing protein, whose amino-acid sequence MQPNRLTATLLVLAGALGAHSAFAQAAGVHRTDLVHHDLNVPGRETLQVRVDFDERAFAPAHVHPGEEIAHVLQGTIEYRLEGQAPVTLKTGDSLFIPAGVAHSARNVGSGKASELATYVVKSGEPLVTLVH is encoded by the coding sequence ATGCAACCGAATCGATTGACCGCAACCTTGCTCGTCCTCGCAGGCGCGCTGGGTGCGCACAGCGCATTTGCGCAAGCCGCCGGCGTGCATCGGACCGACCTCGTCCATCACGACCTGAACGTGCCCGGCCGCGAAACCCTGCAAGTGCGCGTGGATTTTGATGAGCGTGCGTTTGCCCCCGCGCATGTCCACCCCGGCGAGGAAATCGCCCACGTCCTGCAGGGCACGATCGAGTATCGACTTGAGGGCCAGGCCCCCGTGACGCTGAAGACCGGCGATTCGCTGTTCATTCCGGCTGGCGTTGCGCACTCTGCGCGAAATGTCGGCAGCGGCAAGGCCTCGGAACTGGCGACGTATGTCGTGAAGTCCGGTGAGCCGCTGGTCACGCTTGTTCATTAA
- a CDS encoding hydroxyquinol 1,2-dioxygenase: MTRNLAKTLTIVALAVAAAGAQAASSIGARDPYTEGARAVQSAVDAYTEGARSSDVYTDGARSTDIYTDGARSANPYYDGAHA; this comes from the coding sequence ATGACCCGCAATCTCGCCAAGACCCTCACCATTGTTGCCCTCGCTGTGGCTGCCGCCGGCGCGCAAGCCGCTTCGTCAATCGGTGCACGCGATCCGTACACCGAAGGCGCCCGCGCCGTGCAGAGCGCGGTGGATGCCTACACCGAGGGCGCGCGTTCGTCCGACGTCTATACGGACGGTGCGCGCTCCACCGACATCTACACCGACGGTGCCCGCAGCGCGAACCCGTACTACGACGGCGCGCACGCCTGA
- a CDS encoding alpha/beta fold hydrolase, whose protein sequence is MFNRKAISIAALALGLTASTPLLAATAVDADQPSVVIVHGAFADGSDWAKVIPLLQAKGVKVQAVQNALNSLADDVAATRRAIGNQPGKVVLVGHSWGGTVITEAGADSKVAGLVYVAAFAPDAGQSTEEVGKDYAPAPGIGKLVADPNGYLSLPAAALASDFAQDVPAAQARVMAATQGPIKAAAFGERTTVAAWQSKPSWFIVSAHDRMIQPDLERAMARKIGAKVTTLPTSHVPQQSRPQDVAKVILDAVHAVEARN, encoded by the coding sequence ATGTTCAACCGCAAAGCCATCTCCATCGCTGCGCTGGCACTTGGCTTGACCGCCAGTACGCCCCTGCTGGCCGCTACGGCAGTCGATGCCGATCAACCTTCCGTCGTGATCGTGCACGGCGCCTTTGCCGATGGATCCGACTGGGCCAAGGTGATCCCGCTGCTGCAAGCCAAGGGCGTGAAGGTGCAGGCGGTGCAGAACGCGCTGAACTCGCTGGCCGACGACGTGGCCGCCACGCGCCGCGCCATCGGCAACCAGCCGGGCAAGGTCGTGCTGGTGGGGCACTCATGGGGCGGCACGGTCATCACCGAAGCCGGTGCGGACAGCAAGGTTGCGGGCCTCGTGTACGTGGCGGCGTTTGCGCCGGACGCCGGCCAGTCGACGGAAGAGGTCGGCAAGGACTACGCGCCCGCGCCGGGCATCGGCAAGCTGGTGGCCGATCCCAATGGCTATCTGTCACTGCCCGCAGCGGCGCTGGCGAGCGACTTTGCGCAAGACGTGCCGGCAGCGCAGGCGCGCGTGATGGCCGCGACGCAAGGGCCCATCAAGGCTGCGGCATTTGGCGAGCGCACCACGGTGGCGGCATGGCAGAGCAAGCCGTCGTGGTTCATCGTCAGCGCGCACGACCGCATGATCCAGCCGGATCTGGAACGCGCCATGGCCAGGAAGATTGGCGCCAAGGTGACGACGCTGCCGACGAGCCACGTCCCGCAGCAGTCGCGGCCGCAGGATGTGGCCAAGGTGATTCTCGATGCGGTGCACGCGGTCGAGGCGCGCAACTGA
- a CDS encoding Crp/Fnr family transcriptional regulator, with translation MAEDEPSSRPGISRARLAHIAAWSIDLPPDEADRACAGIVEKTYARGACICPKNTLLESWTGVVTGLIKIGTVSPEGRSVTFTGVPAGGWFGEGTVLKNEPRRYDIVALRDTRMAFMDRATFMWLVENSVAFNRFLVKQLNERLGHFMALLEYDRLLDVTPRLARCIASLFNPVLYPGAGDHLEITQEELGLLSGMTRQVANQSLKALEKDGVVRLEYGGVTVVDLDRLRSYGA, from the coding sequence GTGGCTGAGGACGAGCCCAGCTCGCGCCCCGGCATCAGCCGCGCGCGGCTGGCGCATATCGCGGCGTGGTCGATCGATCTGCCCCCGGACGAAGCGGACCGCGCGTGCGCGGGCATCGTTGAGAAAACCTATGCGCGCGGCGCCTGCATCTGCCCAAAGAACACGTTGCTGGAAAGCTGGACGGGCGTGGTCACGGGTCTCATCAAGATCGGCACGGTGTCGCCCGAGGGGCGCAGCGTCACGTTTACGGGCGTGCCGGCCGGCGGTTGGTTCGGCGAGGGCACCGTGCTCAAGAACGAGCCGCGCCGCTACGACATCGTTGCGCTGCGCGACACGCGCATGGCCTTCATGGACCGTGCCACCTTCATGTGGCTGGTGGAAAACAGCGTGGCGTTCAACCGCTTCCTGGTCAAGCAGCTCAACGAGCGGCTCGGGCACTTCATGGCGCTGCTGGAATACGACCGCCTGCTTGATGTGACGCCGCGCCTGGCGCGTTGCATTGCGTCGCTGTTCAACCCGGTGCTCTACCCGGGCGCGGGCGATCACCTGGAGATCACGCAGGAAGAACTCGGCCTGCTTTCCGGCATGACGCGCCAAGTTGCCAACCAGTCGCTCAAGGCCCTGGAGAAGGATGGCGTGGTCCGGCTCGAATACGGCGGCGTGACGGTCGTCGACCTCGATCGGCTGCGCAGCTACGGCGCCTGA
- a CDS encoding 2-hydroxychromene-2-carboxylate isomerase, whose translation MPATVDWFFDVISPFAYLQLEQFDALQQANDIVIRPRPLVLGAILHHWGQKGPAEIGAKRVFTYRHALFRAQQLGIPFRMPPAHPFNPIKALRLTIAMGGSLDAVRAVFRHIWRDGNDVASPEGFAALCEAVGFAEGAAAVEQPAVKDALRAHTDAAIALGVFGVPTLVHEGELFWGEDATAMFLQSLRADWLSTPEVQRVSTLPVGIQRG comes from the coding sequence ATGCCCGCCACCGTCGATTGGTTCTTCGATGTCATCTCGCCGTTTGCCTATCTGCAGCTCGAACAGTTCGACGCGCTGCAGCAGGCCAACGACATCGTCATCCGCCCCCGGCCGCTCGTGCTTGGCGCGATCCTGCATCACTGGGGGCAGAAAGGCCCGGCGGAGATCGGAGCCAAGCGCGTGTTCACGTACCGGCATGCGCTGTTTCGCGCGCAGCAGCTCGGCATTCCGTTTCGCATGCCGCCCGCCCACCCGTTCAACCCGATCAAGGCGCTGCGGCTGACGATTGCAATGGGCGGCTCGCTCGATGCCGTGCGGGCGGTGTTCCGGCATATCTGGCGCGACGGCAACGATGTGGCATCGCCAGAAGGTTTTGCCGCGCTGTGCGAGGCGGTGGGCTTTGCAGAGGGCGCGGCCGCCGTCGAACAACCCGCCGTGAAAGATGCCCTGCGTGCGCACACCGATGCGGCCATCGCCCTCGGCGTGTTCGGGGTGCCCACCCTGGTGCACGAAGGCGAGCTGTTCTGGGGTGAAGATGCGACCGCCATGTTCCTGCAAAGCTTGCGCGCCGACTGGCTCTCCACGCCCGAAGTGCAGCGCGTGAGCACGTTGCCGGTGGGCATTCAACGTGGCTGA
- a CDS encoding 3-oxoacid CoA-transferase subunit B — translation MQALPETPKQRIAARCALELRAGEVVNLGLGIPTLTANYLDANAGVIFHTENGAFGFGGRPPLDAIDSDFTNAGCEPITLMPGAALMDLATSLGAMRNGYIDVTILGALQVDALGNLANWACDRNGKWWPGIGGAMDLCHGTRKVIAALAHTDKHGNSKILPRCTLPLTGRRCVKVIVTEHAVFDVTDAGLVLREILSHATLDDIRAMTAAPFTLAPLLQMRAA, via the coding sequence ATGCAAGCCCTGCCCGAAACGCCCAAGCAACGCATTGCCGCCCGCTGCGCGCTGGAACTGCGCGCCGGCGAAGTCGTCAACCTGGGCCTGGGGATCCCCACGCTCACGGCCAACTACCTGGACGCCAATGCCGGCGTCATCTTCCATACCGAAAACGGCGCCTTCGGCTTTGGCGGACGCCCGCCGCTGGACGCCATCGACAGCGACTTCACCAACGCCGGTTGCGAACCCATCACCCTGATGCCCGGCGCGGCGCTCATGGACCTTGCTACGTCGCTCGGTGCGATGCGCAATGGCTACATCGACGTGACGATCCTCGGCGCGTTGCAAGTGGATGCGCTGGGCAACCTCGCCAACTGGGCATGCGATCGCAACGGCAAATGGTGGCCCGGCATTGGCGGGGCGATGGACCTCTGCCACGGCACACGCAAGGTGATTGCCGCGCTGGCGCACACCGACAAACACGGCAACTCCAAGATCCTGCCGCGCTGCACGCTGCCGCTCACAGGCCGGCGCTGTGTGAAAGTCATCGTCACGGAGCACGCCGTATTCGACGTGACGGACGCGGGGCTGGTGCTGCGTGAAATCCTCTCGCATGCGACACTCGATGACATTCGCGCGATGACAGCAGCGCCCTTCACGCTGGCGCCACTGCTGCAGATGCGCGCCGCCTGA
- a CDS encoding CoA transferase subunit A, translating into MRYANKVLSVDEAIAHVRSGSRLMLGEFVGAGEPACCIEALLASGIGQLTLITNTPGLRGGFLKARLFSSGQLAEFIGTHVGTTDESTQAYLTDSVRVAEFFPMGTWAEKVRAGALGLGGALVPVGVGILDQPGMFPKRGAPKQTLTVDGTTCFVEPPLRADVSIIKGWRADTFGNVEFRGTALQNQRDIAMAGDYTIVEVNEIVEVGTIPPERVGCPGVFVNAVVQGLSLDDQHALYRHHWTKLGRLPAAEA; encoded by the coding sequence ATGCGCTACGCCAACAAGGTCCTTTCCGTGGACGAGGCCATCGCCCACGTCCGCAGCGGCAGCCGCCTGATGCTGGGCGAATTCGTGGGCGCCGGCGAGCCGGCCTGCTGCATCGAGGCGCTGCTCGCCAGCGGCATCGGGCAACTGACGCTCATCACCAACACGCCGGGCCTGCGCGGCGGTTTTCTCAAAGCCCGACTGTTCAGTTCGGGCCAACTGGCCGAGTTCATCGGCACGCACGTCGGCACGACGGACGAATCGACGCAGGCTTACCTGACCGACTCCGTGCGCGTGGCCGAGTTCTTTCCGATGGGCACCTGGGCCGAGAAAGTGCGTGCGGGAGCGCTGGGCCTGGGCGGCGCCCTCGTGCCGGTGGGCGTGGGCATCCTCGACCAGCCCGGGATGTTCCCCAAGCGCGGCGCGCCCAAGCAGACGCTCACCGTCGACGGCACGACCTGCTTCGTGGAGCCGCCCCTGCGCGCCGACGTGTCGATCATCAAGGGCTGGCGCGCCGATACCTTCGGCAACGTGGAGTTTCGCGGCACGGCACTGCAGAACCAGCGCGACATCGCCATGGCCGGCGACTACACCATCGTCGAGGTGAACGAGATCGTCGAAGTGGGCACGATTCCGCCCGAGCGCGTGGGCTGCCCGGGTGTGTTCGTCAATGCGGTGGTGCAAGGGCTGTCGCTGGATGACCAGCATGCGCTTTACAGGCACCACTGGACGAAGCTCGGCCGCCTGCCCGCCGCCGAAGCGTGA
- a CDS encoding cation:proton antiporter domain-containing protein has translation MHVDTPLISTIIGGIVLAFIFGTIAQRLRLPPLVGYLMAGVVAGPFTPGFVADQSLAPQLAELGVILLMFGVGLHFSMKELLAVKAIAIPGAIGQIALATLMGMGLAWLLGWDWGPGLVFGLALSVASTVVLLKALEDRGIDTSHEGHIAVGWLIVEDLVMVVTLVLLPALAGALGGAGSTAVSTWDIVKVLAVTLSKVVAFAALMLVVGRRVIPWMLERIVMTGSRELFRLGVLATALGVAYGATVLFGVSFALGAFFAGMVLAESEFSQRAAEESLPLRDAFAVLFFVSVGMLFDPSVLIEDPWAVLGTVLIVVVGKSLAAFAVVRAFGHGNRTALTISASLAQIGEFSFILIGLAISLEILPDRARGLLLSAAILSILLNPLMFALINRLKREVAPEPATAD, from the coding sequence ATGCACGTAGACACCCCGCTCATCTCCACCATCATCGGTGGCATCGTGCTGGCCTTCATCTTCGGCACCATCGCGCAGCGCCTGCGCCTGCCGCCGCTGGTCGGCTATCTGATGGCGGGCGTGGTGGCGGGGCCGTTCACGCCCGGTTTCGTGGCCGATCAAAGCCTCGCACCGCAACTGGCCGAGCTGGGCGTGATCCTCCTGATGTTCGGCGTGGGGCTGCACTTCTCGATGAAGGAATTGTTGGCGGTCAAGGCCATCGCCATTCCGGGCGCCATCGGCCAGATTGCGTTGGCCACGCTCATGGGCATGGGCCTGGCGTGGCTGCTCGGGTGGGATTGGGGCCCGGGGCTGGTATTCGGCCTGGCGCTCTCGGTGGCGAGCACGGTGGTGCTGCTGAAGGCGCTGGAAGATCGCGGTATCGACACCTCGCACGAAGGTCATATCGCCGTTGGCTGGCTGATCGTGGAAGACCTCGTGATGGTGGTGACGCTCGTGCTGCTGCCGGCCTTGGCGGGGGCGCTGGGCGGCGCCGGCAGCACGGCGGTCAGCACGTGGGACATCGTCAAGGTGCTGGCCGTCACGCTTTCGAAGGTGGTGGCGTTTGCCGCGCTCATGCTGGTGGTGGGCCGCCGCGTGATCCCGTGGATGCTGGAACGCATTGTCATGACGGGCAGCCGCGAGCTGTTCCGGCTCGGCGTGCTGGCCACCGCGCTGGGCGTCGCTTATGGCGCGACGGTGCTGTTTGGCGTGTCGTTCGCGCTCGGCGCGTTCTTTGCGGGCATGGTGCTGGCCGAGTCCGAATTCAGCCAGCGCGCGGCGGAAGAATCGCTGCCCTTGCGCGACGCGTTTGCGGTGCTGTTCTTCGTGTCGGTGGGCATGCTGTTCGACCCCAGCGTGCTGATTGAAGACCCCTGGGCGGTTCTCGGCACGGTGCTGATCGTGGTGGTGGGCAAGTCGCTGGCAGCGTTTGCGGTGGTGCGCGCGTTTGGTCACGGCAACCGCACGGCGCTCACGATTTCTGCCAGCCTCGCGCAGATCGGCGAGTTTTCGTTCATTTTGATTGGGCTGGCGATCAGCCTGGAAATCCTGCCCGACCGTGCGCGAGGGCTGTTGTTGTCGGCGGCGATTTTGTCGATCCTGCTGAACCCGCTGATGTTTGCCCTGATCAACCGCCTCAAGCGCGAGGTGGCCCCCGAGCCAGCAACGGCGGATTGA
- a CDS encoding NADPH-dependent FMN reductase, with product MSNLTIGVIVGSLRKASFNRQLAQALAGLLPSGATAQPIEIGELPLYNQDLDANLPEPVQRFKAAVAGVDALLFVTPEYNRGIPGVLKNAIDWGSRPYGQSVWGGKPAGIAGASPGAIGTALSQAQLRTVLAAVGVKVLPLPEVFFHFAGEPFDAQGGVTDARTRQFLQGFVDRFVEWAGQKPA from the coding sequence ATGAGCAATCTGACTATCGGAGTGATCGTCGGGAGCCTGCGCAAGGCGTCATTCAACCGCCAGCTCGCGCAGGCGCTGGCAGGCTTGCTGCCTTCCGGCGCGACGGCGCAGCCCATCGAAATTGGGGAGCTGCCGCTCTACAACCAGGATCTGGATGCCAACCTGCCCGAGCCCGTGCAGCGCTTCAAGGCGGCGGTGGCGGGCGTGGACGCGCTGCTATTCGTCACGCCGGAATACAACCGCGGCATACCGGGCGTGCTGAAGAATGCGATTGACTGGGGGTCGCGGCCGTACGGCCAGAGCGTGTGGGGCGGCAAACCGGCGGGCATTGCGGGCGCTTCGCCGGGCGCCATTGGGACGGCGCTGTCGCAGGCGCAATTGCGCACTGTGCTCGCGGCGGTCGGCGTAAAGGTCTTACCGTTGCCGGAGGTGTTCTTCCACTTTGCGGGGGAGCCCTTTGATGCCCAGGGCGGGGTGACGGATGCGCGTACGCGCCAGTTCTTGCAGGGGTTTGTCGACCGATTCGTCGAGTGGGCGGGGCAGAAGCCTGCCTGA
- a CDS encoding GNAT family N-acetyltransferase, producing the protein MATLNAYQQPIGAPMSGWTARPLPPHTPLAGRYCRLEPLDAARHADALFAAFNEAQDDRVWTYMVEGPFADIAAHRAYIERIAAKRDPLQYAVIDARNDRPVGTLALMRITPEHGVVEVGAVTFSPLLQRTPASTEAQFLLMKHVFEDLGYRRYEWKCDSLNAPSRQAAQRLGFQFEGIFRQAVVYKGRSRDTAWFSIIDADWPQMRAAFEQWLSPDNFDEDGRQRTSLAALRSA; encoded by the coding sequence ATGGCTACCCTCAACGCATATCAGCAACCCATCGGCGCGCCGATGTCCGGCTGGACGGCCCGGCCGCTGCCGCCGCACACGCCGCTCGCCGGCCGTTACTGCAGGCTGGAGCCGCTTGACGCTGCACGTCACGCCGACGCGCTGTTCGCTGCGTTCAATGAGGCGCAGGACGATCGCGTCTGGACGTACATGGTGGAAGGCCCATTTGCCGATATCGCCGCACACCGCGCCTATATCGAGCGCATTGCGGCGAAGCGAGATCCGCTGCAGTACGCGGTGATCGACGCGCGCAACGATCGGCCGGTCGGCACGCTCGCGCTGATGCGCATCACGCCCGAACACGGCGTGGTGGAAGTGGGCGCGGTTACGTTCTCGCCGCTGCTGCAACGCACCCCGGCATCGACGGAAGCGCAATTCCTGCTGATGAAGCACGTCTTTGAAGACCTCGGCTACCGGCGCTATGAGTGGAAATGCGACAGCCTGAACGCGCCATCGCGGCAGGCTGCGCAGCGGCTGGGTTTCCAGTTCGAGGGCATCTTCCGCCAGGCGGTGGTCTACAAGGGCCGCAGCCGCGATACCGCGTGGTTTTCCATCATCGATGCGGATTGGCCGCAGATGCGGGCCGCATTCGAGCAATGGCTGTCACCGGACAACTTTGACGAAGACGGGCGCCAGCGCACGTCGCTGGCTGCCTTGCGTTCAGCCTGA
- a CDS encoding FlxA-like family protein gives MKGVLISEMAMQLSSPSVSTATAGASGSGSTSAVDIERLQRQLKNLQKSMQDLPAQNLPPDQAREQAQLLSQQIQIVQAQIARLQAQNGLEQAETRLENRHNASKNASGTANTDAAAKARTTDKVTGSSTVSDTRQHTREAAQAQAAQSAHPASAEAITPAKPPLVSVRA, from the coding sequence ATGAAAGGCGTACTGATCAGCGAGATGGCCATGCAACTTTCCTCCCCTTCCGTTTCTACTGCGACCGCCGGGGCATCGGGCAGCGGGAGCACCTCGGCCGTTGACATCGAGCGCCTGCAGCGTCAACTCAAGAACCTGCAGAAGTCGATGCAGGATCTGCCTGCGCAAAATCTGCCGCCCGATCAGGCACGCGAGCAGGCCCAGTTGCTCAGCCAGCAGATTCAGATCGTGCAGGCGCAGATCGCGCGCCTTCAGGCGCAGAACGGCCTCGAGCAAGCGGAGACGCGGCTGGAGAACCGCCACAACGCATCCAAGAACGCCTCGGGCACAGCCAATACCGATGCGGCCGCCAAGGCCCGCACGACAGACAAGGTCACCGGTTCGTCCACCGTAAGCGACACCCGTCAGCACACCCGCGAGGCAGCGCAGGCTCAGGCGGCACAGTCTGCCCACCCCGCCAGCGCAGAGGCCATCACGCCGGCCAAGCCGCCGCTCGTTTCCGTCAGGGCTTGA
- a CDS encoding ABC transporter ATP-binding protein produces the protein MLSTSTVADGRLHAGLPAVQLNQVSVRFGSFTAVQGVDLSIGEGEFVAVVGPTGCGKSTLLNAVTGLLKPAGGTVTVFGEPLTGLNGNAGFMMQQDSLLPWKTALDNVALGLVFQGVPVDEARERARPWMKKVGLAGFEARYPHQLSGGQKKRISMAQTLILSPKIVLMDEPFSALDVHTRHLMQSELLRLWQEDRKSLLFITHDLEEAIALADRVVVMSAGPASHPVGDVEITLPRPRNVSEINMSDAFIRLYREIWSILGTEVEKSHAVQH, from the coding sequence ATGCTTTCTACCTCTACGGTCGCCGATGGCCGACTTCACGCCGGGTTGCCGGCGGTTCAGCTGAATCAGGTGTCGGTGCGGTTCGGCAGCTTCACGGCGGTGCAGGGCGTTGACCTGTCGATTGGTGAAGGCGAATTCGTGGCCGTGGTGGGCCCGACGGGTTGCGGCAAGAGCACGCTGCTGAATGCCGTGACCGGGCTGCTCAAGCCGGCCGGAGGCACCGTCACCGTGTTTGGGGAGCCGCTGACCGGGCTCAACGGCAATGCCGGTTTCATGATGCAGCAGGATTCGCTGCTGCCGTGGAAGACGGCGCTGGACAACGTTGCGCTCGGCCTGGTGTTCCAGGGCGTGCCGGTGGACGAGGCCCGCGAGCGCGCCCGTCCGTGGATGAAGAAGGTCGGCCTGGCGGGCTTCGAAGCCCGTTATCCGCATCAGCTCTCGGGCGGGCAGAAGAAGCGCATCAGCATGGCGCAGACGCTGATTCTCTCGCCCAAGATCGTGCTGATGGACGAGCCGTTCTCGGCGCTCGATGTGCACACGCGCCACCTCATGCAGAGCGAGCTGCTGCGGCTGTGGCAGGAAGACCGCAAATCGCTGCTGTTCATTACGCACGACCTGGAAGAGGCCATCGCCTTGGCCGACCGCGTGGTCGTCATGTCCGCCGGGCCTGCCAGCCATCCGGTTGGCGATGTGGAAATCACGCTGCCGCGCCCGCGTAACGTCTCTGAAATCAACATGTCCGACGCGTTCATCCGCCTGTATCGCGAGATCTGGTCGATCCTGGGCACCGAAGTGGAGAAGAGCCATGCCGTCCAGCACTAA
- a CDS encoding ABC transporter permease, translating into MPSSTNTMPAVGPQRAGLAHKTKIRLFQLAVVVVMFGAWEGFGRAGVVDPFYFSMPSSIVARIWEWFTGGDIYTHLAITLAETILSFGIGTLLGISLGLWLGLSKLAAEVLDPFIKVFNAIPRILLAPIFVMWFGLGLTSKVALGATMVLFITFFNTYQGVREVNPVILANARLLKASRISLLRHVYVPSATSWILSSLRASVGMAVMGAIVAEYLGSSAGLGHLIAQAEGVFDATGVFSGIVVLSAFVIALDRSVDALEGKLLVWRPKADPETSA; encoded by the coding sequence ATGCCGTCCAGCACTAACACGATGCCTGCCGTGGGCCCGCAGCGCGCCGGTCTCGCGCACAAGACCAAGATCCGCCTGTTCCAGTTGGCCGTGGTGGTGGTGATGTTCGGCGCGTGGGAAGGCTTTGGCCGCGCTGGCGTGGTCGATCCGTTCTATTTCTCGATGCCGTCGTCGATCGTCGCGCGCATCTGGGAGTGGTTTACCGGCGGCGACATCTACACGCACCTCGCCATCACCCTGGCCGAGACGATTCTCTCGTTCGGCATCGGCACGCTGCTCGGCATCAGCCTCGGGTTGTGGCTCGGCTTGTCCAAGCTGGCCGCCGAGGTGCTGGACCCGTTCATCAAGGTCTTCAACGCGATCCCGCGCATCCTGCTCGCGCCCATCTTCGTGATGTGGTTCGGGCTGGGGCTCACCTCCAAGGTGGCGCTGGGCGCGACGATGGTGCTGTTCATCACGTTCTTCAATACGTATCAGGGCGTGCGCGAGGTCAACCCCGTCATCCTGGCCAACGCGCGCCTGCTCAAGGCCAGCCGCATCAGCCTGCTGCGCCATGTGTATGTGCCGTCCGCCACGAGCTGGATTCTCTCCAGCCTGCGTGCCTCCGTCGGCATGGCCGTGATGGGCGCGATCGTGGCGGAGTACCTCGGTTCATCGGCCGGCCTCGGCCACCTGATCGCGCAGGCCGAAGGCGTGTTCGATGCCACCGGCGTGTTCTCGGGGATCGTCGTGCTGTCGGCCTTCGTGATTGCGCTGGACCGCAGCGTCGACGCACTCGAGGGCAAGTTGCTGGTGTGGCGCCCGAAGGCTGATCCCGAGACCAGCGCCTGA
- a CDS encoding ABC transporter substrate-binding protein has product MKRWIAALLCAAVCTAANAAEPEKKDVSLSVGSMILNYMPVPLTQSLGNFQKEGLNVKVENFQAGGSKALQALIAGSTDAVVGFYDHTIHIQAQGKDIVSVALLNVTPGIVLAVRPDLDIKTGKDLKGKKIGITAPGSSTDLFARYYAIKSGLQVNDVSYIAVGSGAPGMVALDRKEIDALVNFDPVASLLEKRRAGKFLVDTRTDAGSNAVFGGRYPTATLYVTRDFMTKNPETVQRLVNAFIRTLKWIDASTPEAIADKMPKEQQVGGRDVFVDALRHSKPIFSKDGLMTDADAKVALTVLSSYDEKIRNAKIDLSKTYTNRFVDQALKTVK; this is encoded by the coding sequence ATGAAGCGATGGATTGCGGCCCTGTTGTGTGCGGCCGTCTGTACGGCAGCCAACGCCGCCGAGCCGGAAAAGAAGGACGTGAGCCTGTCGGTCGGCTCGATGATCCTGAATTACATGCCGGTGCCGCTCACGCAGTCGCTGGGCAACTTCCAGAAGGAAGGGCTCAACGTGAAGGTGGAGAACTTCCAGGCCGGCGGCAGCAAGGCGCTGCAGGCGCTGATTGCCGGCTCGACCGATGCGGTGGTGGGCTTCTATGACCACACCATCCACATTCAGGCGCAGGGCAAGGACATTGTGTCTGTGGCGCTGCTCAACGTTACGCCAGGCATCGTGCTGGCCGTGCGGCCCGACCTGGATATCAAGACTGGCAAGGATCTGAAGGGCAAGAAGATCGGCATCACCGCGCCGGGTTCGTCCACCGATCTGTTTGCCCGATATTACGCCATCAAGAGCGGGCTGCAGGTGAACGACGTGTCATACATCGCCGTGGGTTCCGGCGCGCCGGGCATGGTGGCGCTGGATCGCAAGGAGATCGACGCGCTCGTCAATTTCGACCCCGTAGCCAGCCTGCTGGAGAAGCGCCGCGCCGGCAAGTTCCTCGTCGATACGCGCACCGATGCCGGCTCCAATGCCGTGTTCGGCGGCCGCTACCCGACGGCCACGCTGTATGTCACCCGCGACTTCATGACGAAGAATCCCGAGACGGTGCAGCGTCTGGTGAACGCCTTCATCCGCACGCTCAAGTGGATCGACGCCAGCACGCCCGAGGCCATTGCCGACAAGATGCCCAAGGAGCAGCAGGTGGGCGGCCGTGATGTGTTTGTCGATGCGTTGCGCCACTCCAAGCCGATTTTTTCGAAGGACGGCCTGATGACCGATGCCGATGCCAAGGTGGCCCTGACGGTGCTTTCCAGCTACGACGAAAAGATCCGCAACGCCAAGATCGACCTGAGTAAAACGTACACTAACCGCTTCGTCGACCAAGCCCTGAAGACGGTCAAGTGA